Proteins from one Falco cherrug isolate bFalChe1 chromosome 7, bFalChe1.pri, whole genome shotgun sequence genomic window:
- the ALDH1A3 gene encoding aldehyde dehydrogenase family 1 member A3 encodes MAALNGAVENGQPDRKVPPLPRPLRSLEVKYTKIFINNEWHESTSGKKFPTYNPSTLEKICDVEEGDKPDVDNAVEAAKAAFQRGSPWRQMDALSRGRLLHKLADLLERDRVILATLETMDTGKPFLQAYFIDLEGCIKTLRYYAGWADKIQGRTIPVDENFVCFTRHEPMGVCGAITPWNFPLLMLVWKMAPALCCGNTLVIKPAEQTPLTSLYIGSLIKEVGFPPGVVNIVPGYGPTAGAAISTHHSIDKIAFTGSTKVGKLIKEAASKSNLKRVTLELGGKNPCIVCADADLDLAVECAHQGVFFNQGQCCTAASRVFVEEQIYPEFVKRSVEYAKKRLVGDPFDARTEQGPQIDQKQFDKILELIESGKKEGAKLECGGLAIEDRGLFIKPTVFSEVTDNMRIAKEEIFGPVQPIMKFKSIEEVIKRANSTEYGLTAAVFTKNLDRALTLASALQSGTVWINCYNALYAQAPFGGFKMSGNGRELGEYALAEYTEVKTVTIKLSQKSP; translated from the exons ATGGCCGCCCTCAACGGCGCCGTGGAGAACGGGCAGCCTGACAGGAAGgtgccgccgctgccgcggcCCCTGCGGAGCCTGGAGGTGAAGTACACCAAG ATATTTATTAACAATGAATGGCATGAGTCTACAAGTGGAAAGAAGTTCCCTACCTACAACCCTTCAACGCTGGAGAAAATTTGTGATGTTGAAGAAGGAGACAAG CCTGATGTGGATAATGCAGTggaagcagcaaaggcagcattcCAGAGGGGGTCTCCGTGGAGACAGATGGATGCCCTAAGCAGAGGAAGACTCCTTCACAAGCTGGCTGATCTTCTCGAGCGAGACAGAGTCATCTTGGCA ACTCTGGAAACAATGGATACAGGAAAACCTTTTCTGCAGGCTTATTTCATTGACCTGGAAGGTTGTATAAAAACACTCCGATATTATGCTGGATGGGCTGATAAAATTCAGGGCAGAACTATCCCAGTGG ATGAAAATTTTGTCTGTTTCACCAGGCATGAACCGATGGGTGTCTGTGGAGCTATAACTCCA TGGAACTTCCCGTTACTAATGCTGGTTTGGAAGATGGCACCAGCACTGTGTTGTGGAAACACTTTGGTTATTAAGCCAGCTGAACAGACTCCTCTCACATCGCTGTACATTGGCTCGCTGATCAAGGAG GTGGGTTTCCCTCCAGGTGTGGTGAACATTGTGCCAGGCTACGGCcccacagctggagctgctaTTTCTACCCATCACAGCATTGATAAAATTGCTTTTACTGGATCAACGAAG GTTGGAAAACTGATCAAGGAAGCTGCTTCTAAAAGCAACCTCAAAAGGGTGACGTTAGAGCTTGGAGGGAAAAACCCCTGCATTGTGTGTGCAGATGCGGACT tggacttggcagtggaATGTGCCCATCAAGGCGTGTTCTTCAATCAAGGGCAGTGCTGCACGGCTGCCTCCCGAGTGTTTGTGGAGGAGCAGATATATCCGGAGTTTGTCAAGCGCAGTGTGGAGTATGCCAAGAAGCGACTTGTTGGAGACCCCTTTGATGCCAGAACTGAACAAGGGCCCCAG ATTGACCAAAAACAGTTTGATAAAATCCTGGAGCTGATAGAAagtgggaagaaagaaggagcTAAGCTGGAGTGTGGGGGTCTTGCCATTGAAGACAGAGGCCTGTTTATAAAACCCACTGTGTTTTCGGAGGTCACTGACAACATGCGTATCGCCAAAGAAGAG ATTTTTGGGCCAGTTCAGCCAATTATGAAGTTCAAGAGTATAGAAGAGGTCATAAAAAGAGCCAACAGTACCGAGTACGGACTTACAGCTGCAGTGTTCACCAAGAATCTGGACAGAGCATTAACGCTAGCTTCTGCACTGCAGTCAGGAACAGTCTG GATCAACTGTTACAATGCGCTCTATGCACAGGCTCCTTTTGGTGGCTTTAAAATGTCAGGCAATGGCAGAGAACT CGGTGAATATGCTTTGGCAGAATATACCGAAGTGAAAACAGTCACCATTAAACTCTCCCAGAAGAGTCCATGA